The Haloterrigena salifodinae genomic interval ACCGGCGCGGCGCTGATCGCCCACTACCTCGATATGGCCCGGCGCGTCGAGGCCGTCGAAACTGACGACGAGGACGAGGAAGACGAACTCACCGATGCCGACGTTCGGGGCGACATCGACGAGGCGATGGAGGACGTCGAACTCTCCTGGGGCGGCGTCCAGAAGACCGAACACAAGCGTCTGAGCTTCTCCGAGGACGAGTTGGACGAGGTCTCGATCGACGCCGACGCCGGGACGAAGACGACTCGTTCGACCGGTGTCGACGCGCAGGTCGCCGGGCTCAAGGGACTGAAAGGCGGCGAGACGAAGACGACCACCTCGCAATCGACGGTCGACGATCAGACGGCGAAACTGAGGGAACTCCGCGAGCAGCAGCGGGCCGAGGAGATGGCGACGGCCGACGACGACGGCTCGCCGCTGTCCGGCCTGCTCAACCGATTGCGTCAACTGCTGGGTCGGGAGTAATCCTTCGCTACCCAAAGTTAAAATATTCTTACTACCACGTAGTTTGAGATGTAAGGAATTCACATAGATTTATAATCCGTGGGCCACCTTGGCCAA includes:
- a CDS encoding DUF7139 domain-containing protein is translated as MSAEQSPDGFLFDLYRRYIGEPEDRTDVYVGFGLFLGGIGLASIALLLFLWSSTFEARSAAHITWAEPAYGIVMIALPLLMLGIVVLLPSERRVLYTSIAGVIITLVAVGGFLYAYPDDWNGYGADYTAQVVALYAIGLAGLTASTGAALIAHYLDMARRVEAVETDDEDEEDELTDADVRGDIDEAMEDVELSWGGVQKTEHKRLSFSEDELDEVSIDADAGTKTTRSTGVDAQVAGLKGLKGGETKTTTSQSTVDDQTAKLRELREQQRAEEMATADDDGSPLSGLLNRLRQLLGRE